From Stegostoma tigrinum isolate sSteTig4 chromosome 4, sSteTig4.hap1, whole genome shotgun sequence, a single genomic window includes:
- the mpv17 gene encoding protein Mpv17 isoform X1 gives MIHSVQLKTPLPFPLSRSLTSMTPTPLIFLAALLLFASRTPPAVCHAVDLNVFDNIYDPNINTANIEENYQSLSYILKEKLLQSLGKNPKYMMTFSNLPPTYLQMLEDIFVKKASRFLRKPSLNTKSLVPIQQADQGIVAAFTGHSKRPADPLNSLDLTFHILREMIEIAKNENQWMQADNNRKIMETIGK, from the coding sequence ATCTCTAACCAGCATGACACCAACTCCACTGATTTTCCTTGCAGCCTTACTACTATTTGCCAGTCGCACCCCTCCAGCTGTTTGTCATGCTGTAGATCTGAATGTCTTTGACAACATTTATGATCCCAATATCAACACAGCCAATATTGAAGAAAATTACCAATCCCTTTCTTACATTCTGAAGGAAAAGTTACTCCAATCTTTGGGGAAAAATCCCAAGTACATGATGACATTCTCAAACCTACCTCCAACTtatctgcagatgttggaagatATCTTTGTGAAAAAAGCCAGCCGTTTCCTACGTAAACCTTCCTTAAATACAAAAAGCCTCGTGCCCATCCAGCAAGCTGACCAAGGTATAGTAGCAGCCTTCACAGGACACTCCAAGAGACCTGCTGACCCACTCAATTCCTTGGATCTCACATTTCATATCTTAAGGGAAATGATTGAGATTGCCAAGAATGAAAATCAATGGATGCAAGCAGATAACAATCGTAAAATTATGGAGACAATTGGGAAATAA